TGAGAAGCTTATTGCAGAAGGTGATAGTGAATATATAAAGGCTCAATCAATGACTGATCGTCAGCGTGCTGAGATTATTAGTAAGGCAGTTGAAGAGGCGGCTGTTATTAAAGCGGAGGCAGATGCTGAATCCATTCGTATTTATCAGGAATCCTTACAAAAAGACTTAGAGTTTTTCCAATTTATTAAACGTATGGAGATTTATGAAAATATTAAAGGAAGTACTATTTTCCTTGATAATGATAATGCCATCTTTAATTATATCAGCGGATATCCAGAAGGTATTCAGCCCAATTAAAAAATTAAATGATGTTGCTCAAAAAAAGATGCTTTTATTTTTAAAAGCATCTTTTTTAGTTCGTCATTGCTATTTTATGGGATTAGAGATAAAATAAATATAGATAATAATTTCACTTGTTTGGACTAAGGAGGGGCCTTATGAAATCGTACATAAATATAGACGAAGTGCAAAGCATAACGGAATCACGTCATCAAAATCCACATCATTTTCTAGGAATACATCAGCTAAAAGATGGAAGTGTATATATTAATGCATATCAGCCTTATGCAAAAAAAATTGAAGTCATTGACATAGATAATGATGAAGTATACTCAATGTCTTCAATTAATGAATCAGGTGTCTTTACACTTGAATTGAAAAAAATAATTTCCTACAAATATAGATATACAAACTATGAGGGAGAAAGTTGGGAAAATTATGATCCGTATTGTTTTGAACCAACGATTTCAGAACTTGATATGTATTTATTTGGACAAGGAACCCACTATGAGATATATAACAAACTCGGTGCGCATCCATTAACCATTGATGGCGTGGAAGGTGTTGCCTTTGCTGTATGGGCGCCAAATGCTTCTAGAGTAAGCGTTGTGGGGCATTTTTGCGGATGGGATGGACGCATATACCCAATGCGCTTACTAGGGAATTCAGGGATATATGAAGTGTTTATTCCGGGGCTTGGCGTTGAAGAAGTATATAAATTTGAGATCAAAACACGTGATGGTGTTATTATTGAAAAATCTGACCCATATGCGTCTTATGCTGAGTTACGACCAAGAACGGCTTCAGTCGTGTGGGATAGCTCCCAATACACATGGAAAGACCAACGCTGGCAAGAAAATAAATCAACGACGGATAGTTTAAAGCAACCAATGTCAATATACGAGTTGCATTTAGGGTCTTGGAAGCGCAATAAAAGTGAGCATGGATTTTTAAATTATCGTGAACTAGCACATGAGCTTGTAGAGTATTTACAACAGATGCATTATACCCATATTGAGTTAATGCCTATCTTAGAACATCCATTTGATGGTTCGTGGGGGTATCAGGTTACAGGATACTTTGCACCGACCTCACGCTTTGGCAATCCAGATGATTTTATGTATTTTATAGACTACTTGCATCAACATGATATTGGGGTTATATTAGACTGGGTTCCGGCACATTTTCCTAAAGATGCCCATGGCTTAATGCGTTTTGATGGCTCTGCGTTATATGAACATGAAGATGCAAGAAAAGGTGAACATCCACATTGGGGAACGATGATTTTTAACTATGGGCGTAATGAAGTAAAAAACTTTCTTATAGGTAATGCTTTGTATTGGATTGAAAAGTATCACATTGATGGCTTAAGAGTCGATGCAGTAGCATCGATGCTTTACTTAGATTACGGAAAAGAGTCAGGAGAATGGATTCCAAACCCTCATGGAGGAAGAGAAAACATTGAAGCAGTTGAGTTTTTTAAACACATGAATTCGGTGATTTATGGCCGTAATCCGGGAATTGTCATGATTGCTGAAGAATCAACAGCTTGGCCGGGAGTATCTAGACCAACGAATATGGGGGGACTAGGTTTTGGGCTAAAATGGAACATGGGATGGATGAATGACTTTTTGCGTTATGCTTCAAAAGACCCGATTCATAAGCAATACCATCATAATGATTTAACCTTTAGTCTTGTCTATGCCTTTACGGAAAACTTTATTTTGGTGCTTTCTCATGACGAGGTTGTACATGGCAAAGGCTCGATGATTAACAAAATGCCAGGCGATTATTGGCAAAAATTTGCTACTTTACGCTGTTCATATGGATTTATGTATGGACACCCGGGGAAAAAGCTTTTATTTATGGGATCTGAGTTTGCGCAGTTTGATGAATGGAGCGAAGCAAAGAGCTTGGATTGGAATCTGTTAGAATATGATAAACATCGAGAAATACAATCCTATGTTGCAGATTTAAACAAACTGTATCGAGAAGAAAAAGCATTGTGGAGTGAAGACTTTACTGGACAAGGATTTGAATGGATTAATTGTACAGATGCGGTAGAAAGTATTGTGTCCTTTGTTCGAAAAGACGATCAAGATGATGAACATATTGTTGTAGTAAGTAACTTTACACCGGTTCCAAAACTTATGCACCGTATTGGCGTACCACGTGAAGGTAGGTATCAAGAGATTTTAAATTCAGACGATTTTAAATATGGAGGTAGTGGAATTGTAAATGAAAATCCCATACAAACCCATAGTCTGTCATGGGATGACAAACCCTATGCTTTAGATATTAAAGTGCCACCACTAGCAACGATTTACTTAAAACGTATATAAAAAAAGAGCGGCTATAGACATTCAGTCTATAGTCGCTTTGTTTTTATTTGAGTTATATGAAGATAAACAATGTTTGATTAAATTAAATACTTGGATAGTCACATAAGTATGTTGCGGCGTATGTATTGACTTTTTCCATCTGTTCTTTTGCAGGACCACCAATGACCTGACGTTTGTTGACGCATGTATCCAGTGATATGGCATCAAAAATATCTTCTTCAAAGAGTGGTGAGAGATTTTGATACTCTGACAAAGACAGTTTGCTAAGGTTGGTGTTGTTGTTGACACAATAGAGTACGAGTTTTCCAATAACTTCATGGGCATCTCTAAAGGCAAGTCCTTTTTTAACAAGATAATCGGCAGCATCTGTTGCGTTTGTAAATCCACCTTCGGCACCAGAGCGCATCACTTCTTTACGGACAGTCATTGTATCAAGAAGCTTCGTGAAAATAGGGAGACACATTTTTAGTGTATCAATGGCATCAAAGGTAACTTCTTTGTCTTCTTGTGTGTCTTTGTTATAGGCAAGAGGTAATCCTTTCATCGTAGTTAAAAGAGACATCAAATCTCCATAAACACGACCGGTTTTTCCACGAATTAATTCTGGAATATCAGGGTTTTTCTTTTGTGGCATTATAGAACTTCCGGTGCTATATGCATCGTCTAAATCAATAAAACGAAATTCATGTGAACACCACAAGATAATTTCTTCAGAAAATCGGGACAGGTGCATCATAATCATGGATAATGCGTATAATACATCAAGCAAAAAATCTCTGTCACTTACGGCATCCATGCTGTTTAAACAAATAGCATCAAAATCAAGAAGTTCTGCCGTCATATTTCGATCAAGAGGGTAAGTTGTTGTAGCGAAAGCACCAGCACCAAGAGGGGACTGATTCATTCGATGATAACTTGTTGCCAATCGGTCACGATCGCGTTTGAACATTTCAAAATATGCCATAAGGTGATGACTCAACGTGGTAGGCTGAGCTTTTTGTAAATGGGTATATCCAGGCATGATAGTTTCAATATGCTCTTGAGATAATTTTAAAAGTGTCTCAAGGAGTTTAAAGACATCTTGGTCGATGGCTTGCACTTCTTTTTTTATATAAAGGCGCATATCAGTAGCTACTTGATCGTTACGGCTGCGACCGGTATGCATTTTTTTTGCTACATCACCAATTTGTTGAATAAGTAAGGTTTCAATATTCATATGAATATCTTCAGCACTTATATCAAATTCGACTTCATTGTTTTCAATAGATTTTTCTAAGTCTTTGAGTCCGTGAATAATGGTGTCGCGTTCGCTTTCAGAAAGAATTTGCACTGCAGCAAGCATAGTCACATGGGCAATACTGCCTTGAATATCTTCTCTGAATAATCTTTGGTCAAAACGTATGGAAGAATTAAAATCATCAACGACCATATCTGTACTTTTGGAGAAACGTCCTCCCCATAATTTCATAGTGTCACCTCAACTATTCTTTATCGTTTAATTGCTTCATCATCGCACGTACTTTTAAAGGTAGACCAAAGAGATTGATGAAACCTTCTGCATCATGATGATCATATAGATCTCCAGTGGTAAAGCTTGCGATGTCTTCATTATAAAGTGAGTATGGGCTTGTTGCACCTGCAGGAATAATATTTCCTTTGTAGAGTTTTAACTTAACTTGACCAGTAACTGTCTTTTGGGTATCAGTCACAAAAGCTGTTAATGCCTCACGTAGTGGAGTGTACCATTCGCCGGAATATACCAATTCAGCAAACTTGATAGCCACTTGATTTTTGTACGCAATTGTTTGCTTGTCTAAACACAGATATTCCAATTCATTGTGTGCAAAGTAAAGAATGGTTCCACCAGGTGTTTCATATACACCACGTGACTTCATTCCAACCACACGGTTTTCAACGATGTCAATAAGTCCGACGCCATTTGCTCCACCAATTTCATTAAGCTTTTCAATCATTGTAGAAGCTTTCATGGCTTCGCCATTTAATTTTTTGGGAACACCTTGTTCAAAATCAATAGTTACGTAGGTTGCTTCATCTGGAGCTTGTTCTGGAGTGACGCCCATTTGCAATAACTCTTCATAATTAGGCTCATTTGCAGGATCCTCCAAATCAAGACCTTCATGACTGAGGTGCCATAAGTTACGGTCACGACTATAGCTGTCTTTTTTCTTCATAGGAGCTTCGATGTTTCGCTCTTCCAAGTAGGCGAGGGCATCTTCACGAGACTTGATATCCCAAATTCTCCATGGAGCAATAATCTTTAGTTGAGGAGCAAGTGCTTTAATGGTAAGTTCAAAACGTACTTGATCGTTACCTTTTCCTGTAGCCCCATGACAAATGGCTTCAGCGCCTTCTTGCAATGCGATTTCAACGAGACGCTTTGTGATGACAGGTCTTGCCATAGAGGTGCCGAGCAGATATTTTCCTTCATAAACTGCATTGGCTTGCACTGTGGGAATCACAATATCATCAATGAACTCATCTGTAATATTTTCAATATATAATTTTGACGCACCTGTTTTTAAAGCGCGTTCTTCTAAACCGTCAAGTTCTTTGCCTTGTCCAACATCAATACATACGGCAATAACCTCATAATCATAATTTTCTTTTAACCAAGGAATGATAACCGTTGTATCCAATCCACCAGAATATGCCAAAATAACTTTCTTATTCATAAAAATGCCTCCTTATTTCTTTGTTTTGATTGATTATACATTATTATTTATAAATATGCAAGGGCTTTTCTGTTTTATTTTTCTTATAGAACAGGTGAAAACAAGCGGGAGATTGCTTCTTTACATTTGATCCAAAAAGAGCGTTTGTCATAAACTGTTTGGGTTAATGGGCGGCAATAACGTAAATCTTCATCAAATTCTTTTCGAAGTCCAATGGCAGTGCGACGCTCATAGATAAAAGCATTGGCTTCAAAGTTTAGTTTAAAGCTACGAATGTCAAAGTTACATGAACCAACAGAGGCGATAGTATTATCTGAAACAATCATTTTTGAGTGTAAAAATCCCCGTTCATAGATATAAAACTTAACACCATAGGGAATCAAGTCACCACAATACGAATAGGTTGCCCAATAGACAAACGGATGGTCAGGCATTTGAGGAATCATAATTCGAACATCCACGCCTGAAGCGGCTGCGATTTTTAATCCTTCAAGAATACTTTCGTCAGGAATAAAATAAGGTGTCTGTATGTAAATATATTTTTGTGCTTTGTGAATGATTTGAAGATAACCTTGCTTAATTTGTTGGTTGATGTTATCAGGTCCAGAAGAAACAATTTGAATCGCTGTCTTTGAATTTGAAGCAACTTGACGCAGATATTTAGCGGTTGTTGCTAATTTTTCACTAGATGCATTACGCCAGTCAAGGATAAAGCGTAGTTGTAGGGATAAGACACTGTTTCCACATAGACGTAAGTGGGTATCTCGCCAATAGCCAAAGCGCTTGCTCTTGCCAATATATTCATTCCCAACATTTAATCCGCCGATATATCCGATGGTTCCGTCGATAACAACGATTTTTCGATGATTGCGATAGTTTCCTTTCAAGTTAAAATATTTTAATTTTGAAGGAAAGAAAAAAGCTAGTTGTATTTGACTGGCATTAATTTTTCGGATTAGCTTTCGGGAAAGTGTACGACCACCGACATGATCAACAAGCAGACGGACTTCAACGCCTTCAGCTGCCTTTTGAATAAGACGGTTGATGAGCTTATTGCCAAGCTCATCATTTTTTATGATAAAATAAAGTAAATGGATGTGTTCCTTAGCATTAGAAATATCTTCAAACAATTGATGAAACAAATCATGACCATTGTTGTAGATATCAACATGGTCATTGGTTGACAAAAGCGCATTAGATAAGCGGTTATGGAAGAGAATCATATCCTTATATTGATGCGTCTCATCATTGCTGTATTCAAATTGATCTTCGCTAATAGCATGTTTTTGCTGATTAAGGACTTTTCCAAACAAGCGTTCTTCTTCTTTAGAATAAGCAAAAATTTTTCGCTTGGAAATATTTTGTGACAAGAGGATATAGAAAAAAAAGCCAATACCTGGAACCAAATTCAAGAAGAAAAGCCAAGCCAAAGCAGCTGTAGAATTTTTGCGCTCCAATAAAATAACAATTGTTGATAAAACTAAATTTAATGTGATAAACAATGCATAGTCAAACGTAAATGATTGAATAAAATCCAGCATATCAATACCTCACCTCATGATCGATTTATATATTTTTATGAACTCTAATTGTACCATAATTCATTTGAATAGACAAAAAAAATCGAAATCAACTTGCATAATTATTAAATGAAATGTATAATAATAAAAAAGTAAAAAAGGAGTATGCGTTATGAAATGGATAAAAGATGGAATTACGGCACCTATAGGATTTAATGCGGCAGGTATTCACTGCGGAGTCAAACGGAAGAACAAAGATTTAGCAATGCTATTTTCAGATAAACCCTGTGCATATGCAGGTGTATTCACTAAAAACATAGTTAAGGCTGCTCCGGTTCGATGGAACATGGAATTATTAGAACAAAAAAAGGCAATTCAAGGAATCATCATTAATAGTGGGAATGCAAATGCATGTACCGGAGAAAAAGGGTATCAAGATACTAAGCTTATGGCGAAAGCTTATGCAGAGCATATGGGAAAAAATCAAGAGAATATTTTAGTTGCCTCAACAGGAGTGATTGGTCAAGTGTTGCCAATGGATAAGATTCTTGACGGGATTAAATCTATTACAGCAGACTATGGCACAGAGCGTGACTATGCATCTGCAGCGGCACAAGGTATTATGACTACAGATACATTTGTCAAAGAAAAATCCCTTCAGATAAAATTAGGAGAGAAAACAGTGACCATTTCTGGGATGGCGAAAGGTTCTGGAATGATTCATCCGAATATGGGGACGATGCTTTCTTTTATTACAACAGATGCAGCGATTGATCAAGAAACGTTACAAGTACTCTTAAAAGAGACTATTGATGATACATACAATATGATTAGTGTGGACGGCGACACATCAACCAATGATATGGTGCTTGTGTTAGCTAATGGTATGGCAAAAAATACGGCTATTTTACAAGGGACAAAAGAATACACTGTTTTTCAAGAAGCTTTTTATCAACTTAATCAGGAATTGGCTAAGTTGATTGTTAAAGACGGTGAAGGTGCAACCAAATTTATTGAAGTCACAGTAAAAAATATGCATGATAAACACGAGGCACGAAAGATGGCTCATGCAGTGATAACATCCAACTTAGTCAAAACGGCTTTTTTTGGAGAAGATGCGAACTGGGGACGAATTTTATGTGCTCTTGGCTATTCAGGGGCAGAATTTAATCCGAATTTAGTTGATGTCGATTACATCAGTGATGCAGGTGCCATAAAACTTCTTCAAGAAGGACAACCCATAGGGTTTGATGAAGAATATGCACTAGAGATATTAAAGGAAAAGGAAATCCGAGTGGTTGTTGATTGCCACCAGGGAGATGCACAGGTGACTGGATGGGGATGCGACTTAAGTTATGAATATGTAAAAATTAACGGCGAGTATAGAACATGATGGAGGATTAAGATGGAAAAACTTATTGAAAAAGCAAAGATTTTAGTTGAAGCACTTCCTTATATCAAACAATTTAATGGAAAGATTGTTGTTATAAAATATGGTGGTTCAGCAATGGTGGACGATAAGATTAAAGAAACAGTGATTGAAGATATTGTCCTTATGAAACTCGTCGGTTTTAAACCGGTGATTGTCCATGGCGGTGGAAAAGAAATCTCCTCTACTTTAAAAAGCATGGGTATAGAGACGGAATTTTTTAATGGACTTCGCGTGACAACACAAGAAGCGGTCGAGGTTGTTGAGATGGTGCTTAGTGGCAAGGTAAATAAAGATGTTGTGCAATTAATTCAAAATCATGATATTAATGCGGTTGGTATTTCAGGTAAAGACGGAAAGACGCTAAAGGTCAAGAAGAAATACGTAGAAGGGCAAGATATAGGCTTTGTCGGGGAAGTAAGTTCAGTAGATACAACATTAATCTATTCATTGCTGGACAATGATTTTATACCTGTCATTGCTCCGATTGGAACGGATGTGGATGGAGCCACGTATAATATTAATGCGGATTTTGCAGCAAGTGCTATTGCAGGAGCCCTAGATGCTGAAAAATTAATTTTTTTGACAGACGTGGAAGGCGTTTTACGCGATGTTGACAACAGTAATTCGCTTATATCAAAAATAAATATTGATGAAGTGGACCACTATATTAATACAAACGTGATTTCCGGAGGGATGATTCCAAAAGTCATGTGTTGCGTTGAAGGAATTGAAAAAGGGGTAAAAAATGTTCATATATTAGATGGACGAGTTGAGCATAGCCTATTGCTTGAAATTTTTACTAAAAATGGTGTAGGAACAATGTTTGGAAAAGACTTATAAGGAGGCGCCTATGGAAACGAATAAATCATATATAATGCACACATATAATCAATTACCAAATGTGTTCACTCATGGAGAAGGACTATATCTTGTAGATGAACAGGAAAATCGCTATTTAGACTTTGTTGCAGGAATTGCAGTTAATGCCCTTGGTTATAGCCACCAAGGACTAAGGCAAGCCCTTCATAAACAAGTGGATGAATTTTTGCATTGCTCTAACCTATATTTTAATGATGAACAGCTTAAAGCGGCGAAAAAAATAACTCAGGCAACACAAATGGACCGCGTGTTCTTTTGTAACTCAGGAACAGAGGCTGTTGAAGCATCGTTAAAGTTGGCGAGAAAATATGCTAAATTTAAAGGGAATCCAGAGCGCTATGAAATTATTACTATGAAAAATTCTTTTCATGGGCGTACCTTGGGAGCGATTTCAGCAACGGGGCAGACAAAATACCAAGAGGGACTTAACCCTTTGCTACCAGGTATAAAACACGTTGAATACAACAATATTAAAGCTCTAGAAGAAGCAATTTCAGATAAGACTTGTGGAATCATGATGGAAGTTATTCAAGGGGAAGGCGGCATAATTGCTGCTCAGAGAGAATATATCGAAGCTGCTCGTAAGCTGTGTGATAAAAATGGATGCGTACTTATTTTTGATGAAGTTCAGACGGGGATTGGACGAACAGGTGAGGTTTGTGCATATATGCACTATGATATTAAGCCGGATATCATAGCTTTAGCTAAAGGACTTGGCGCAGGGGTAGCGGTTGGGGCGATGTTAGCATCAGAAGAAGTTGCCAAAGGATTTAAGCCCGGAGACCATGCCGCAACTTTTGGTGGAAATCCATTAGCAATGTCAGCTGTAAATGTGGTCCTTGATAATGTCATGTCGCCAGATTTTTTAAACCATGTGCAGGCGATGGGGGCCTATTTATCCCAACAATTAAATAGGCTAAAAGAAGAGTTTGATTCAGTCAAAGAAGTTCGTGGAATGGGACTAATGCAAGGGATTGTTATTGATGAGCAGCCGAGTGCTATTGTAAAAAAAGCGTATGAAAAAAAGTTGTTGATTGTAGGCGCAGGTAGTAATGTTATACGTTTTGTCCCGCCATTAGTTGTCCACAAAGAACATATTGACATATGTATGCAGACCTTAAGAGAGGTGTTGTTATGATTGCACGCATAATGCTGGAAGATGGAACGCTTTTGGAAGGAAAAAGCTTTGGAAGCCAGGGGACAGTCTATGGTGAGGTCGTTTTTAATACAGGTATGACAGGGTATCAAGAAATATTGACAGATCCTTCCTATGCAGGCCAGATTGTGACGATGACTTATCCCCTTATTGGAAACTATGGAATTAATGCCAAGGATATGGAATCGACTTCGATTAAAGTTTCGGGTTTTATTGTAAAAGAATATAGTACCCATCCTAGCCATTGGCAGATGCAGACCGATTTGGCAGGCTATTTGGCTGAGAATAATATTATGGGGGTATATGATATAGATACCCGCATGCTTACTAAACGCATTCGAAATCATGGGGCAATGAAGTCGGTTATTACAACGGATGCTTCACTGAGTCTTTTACAGTTGCAAGAAGGGATAAAAGCCTATACGTTTCCAAGGGATATTGTTAAAAAAGTTTCAACACCATCGGTGATACAATATATGCCTACAAAAGGAAATGGTAAAATGCACCTGGGCGTTATTGATCTTGGTATAAAGCAAGGAATTGTTCAACAGCTTTTGGACCATCAATGCAAAGTGACGGTTTTTCCATCGGATATATCGATAGAGAACATTGAAGTGAACATGTTTGATGCCATTCTTTTTTCCAATGGTCCGGGAGACCCTAAAGAATGCGTTGAAGCTATTGCCTTAGCCAAGGCCTTAAAAGGTCAGATGCCATTATTTGGTATTTGTCTGGGACATCAAATTCTTGCGCTCAGTCTTGGCGGGGATACATATAAACTTAAATTTGGCCATCGAGGTAGTAACCATCCGGTACTGGACTTAAGAACACAAAAAGTATATATGACAGCACAAAATCATGGATACGCCGTTGATCGAAACACGATCCCATCAGATCTTCAATTGACTCATATTAATGTGAATGATGATACCGTTGAAGGGATAATCAGTGAAAAATGGTCAGTAGAATCGGTTCAGTTTCATCCTGAGGAAGGACCTGGACCGACAGATGCAACAGTAATTTTTAAAGAGTGGTTAGACAAAATCGAAAGGAAAAAAGCAGATGCCATTAGATAAATCGATTCAAAAAGTTATGGTTATCGGTTCGGGACCTATTATTATCGGCCAAGCTGCAGAGTTCGATTATGCGGGAACCCAAGCCTGTAAATCACTAAAAGAAGAAGGGCTTGAGGTTGTACTTGTCAATAGTAATCCCGCAACTATCATGACCGATGATAATATTGCAGACCATGTATATATCCAACCCTTAACCGTAGAAAGTTTAGAATATATTATTAGTAAAGAACGCCCGGATGGCTTGTTGCCAACCCTTGGAGGACAAACAGGCTTGAATATGGCGGTGGAATTGACGGAAGCCGGAGTCTTAGACAAGTATGGTGTACAACTGCTTGGGACCAAGCTTGAAGCCATTAAACAGGCTGAGGACCGAGAAGAGTTTAAAAATCTTATGATAGCCATTGGCGAGCCGATTCCTGGAAGTGAAATTGTAAGTTCTATTGAGCAAGGATTGGCGTTTGCAGAGACGATTGGATTCCCAATTATTGTTCGACCAGCATATACGATGGGAGGTTTAGGTGGTGGTATTGCCAATAATTTAGAAGAATTAAAAGAAGTGCTTCATACAGGGCTTATGCATAGCCGAATACATCAAGTGCTTTTAGAGCAATCCGTGGCTGGTTGGAAAGAAATAGAATATGAAGTCATGCGTGACAAAAATGATACGTGCATTATTATATGTAATATGGAAAACTTTGATCCGGTTGGG
This sequence is a window from Vallitaleaceae bacterium 9-2. Protein-coding genes within it:
- the glgB gene encoding 1,4-alpha-glucan branching protein GlgB; this translates as MKSYINIDEVQSITESRHQNPHHFLGIHQLKDGSVYINAYQPYAKKIEVIDIDNDEVYSMSSINESGVFTLELKKIISYKYRYTNYEGESWENYDPYCFEPTISELDMYLFGQGTHYEIYNKLGAHPLTIDGVEGVAFAVWAPNASRVSVVGHFCGWDGRIYPMRLLGNSGIYEVFIPGLGVEEVYKFEIKTRDGVIIEKSDPYASYAELRPRTASVVWDSSQYTWKDQRWQENKSTTDSLKQPMSIYELHLGSWKRNKSEHGFLNYRELAHELVEYLQQMHYTHIELMPILEHPFDGSWGYQVTGYFAPTSRFGNPDDFMYFIDYLHQHDIGVILDWVPAHFPKDAHGLMRFDGSALYEHEDARKGEHPHWGTMIFNYGRNEVKNFLIGNALYWIEKYHIDGLRVDAVASMLYLDYGKESGEWIPNPHGGRENIEAVEFFKHMNSVIYGRNPGIVMIAEESTAWPGVSRPTNMGGLGFGLKWNMGWMNDFLRYASKDPIHKQYHHNDLTFSLVYAFTENFILVLSHDEVVHGKGSMINKMPGDYWQKFATLRCSYGFMYGHPGKKLLFMGSEFAQFDEWSEAKSLDWNLLEYDKHREIQSYVADLNKLYREEKALWSEDFTGQGFEWINCTDAVESIVSFVRKDDQDDEHIVVVSNFTPVPKLMHRIGVPREGRYQEILNSDDFKYGGSGIVNENPIQTHSLSWDDKPYALDIKVPPLATIYLKRI
- a CDS encoding argininosuccinate synthase, which produces MNKKVILAYSGGLDTTVIIPWLKENYDYEVIAVCIDVGQGKELDGLEERALKTGASKLYIENITDEFIDDIVIPTVQANAVYEGKYLLGTSMARPVITKRLVEIALQEGAEAICHGATGKGNDQVRFELTIKALAPQLKIIAPWRIWDIKSREDALAYLEERNIEAPMKKKDSYSRDRNLWHLSHEGLDLEDPANEPNYEELLQMGVTPEQAPDEATYVTIDFEQGVPKKLNGEAMKASTMIEKLNEIGGANGVGLIDIVENRVVGMKSRGVYETPGGTILYFAHNELEYLCLDKQTIAYKNQVAIKFAELVYSGEWYTPLREALTAFVTDTQKTVTGQVKLKLYKGNIIPAGATSPYSLYNEDIASFTTGDLYDHHDAEGFINLFGLPLKVRAMMKQLNDKE
- the argH gene encoding argininosuccinate lyase; protein product: MKLWGGRFSKSTDMVVDDFNSSIRFDQRLFREDIQGSIAHVTMLAAVQILSESERDTIIHGLKDLEKSIENNEVEFDISAEDIHMNIETLLIQQIGDVAKKMHTGRSRNDQVATDMRLYIKKEVQAIDQDVFKLLETLLKLSQEHIETIMPGYTHLQKAQPTTLSHHLMAYFEMFKRDRDRLATSYHRMNQSPLGAGAFATTTYPLDRNMTAELLDFDAICLNSMDAVSDRDFLLDVLYALSMIMMHLSRFSEEIILWCSHEFRFIDLDDAYSTGSSIMPQKKNPDIPELIRGKTGRVYGDLMSLLTTMKGLPLAYNKDTQEDKEVTFDAIDTLKMCLPIFTKLLDTMTVRKEVMRSGAEGGFTNATDAADYLVKKGLAFRDAHEVIGKLVLYCVNNNTNLSKLSLSEYQNLSPLFEEDIFDAISLDTCVNKRQVIGGPAKEQMEKVNTYAATYLCDYPSI
- the cls gene encoding cardiolipin synthase encodes the protein MLDFIQSFTFDYALFITLNLVLSTIVILLERKNSTAALAWLFFLNLVPGIGFFFYILLSQNISKRKIFAYSKEEERLFGKVLNQQKHAISEDQFEYSNDETHQYKDMILFHNRLSNALLSTNDHVDIYNNGHDLFHQLFEDISNAKEHIHLLYFIIKNDELGNKLINRLIQKAAEGVEVRLLVDHVGGRTLSRKLIRKINASQIQLAFFFPSKLKYFNLKGNYRNHRKIVVIDGTIGYIGGLNVGNEYIGKSKRFGYWRDTHLRLCGNSVLSLQLRFILDWRNASSEKLATTAKYLRQVASNSKTAIQIVSSGPDNINQQIKQGYLQIIHKAQKYIYIQTPYFIPDESILEGLKIAAASGVDVRIMIPQMPDHPFVYWATYSYCGDLIPYGVKFYIYERGFLHSKMIVSDNTIASVGSCNFDIRSFKLNFEANAFIYERRTAIGLRKEFDEDLRYCRPLTQTVYDKRSFWIKCKEAISRLFSPVL
- the argJ gene encoding bifunctional glutamate N-acetyltransferase/amino-acid acetyltransferase ArgJ; the encoded protein is MKWIKDGITAPIGFNAAGIHCGVKRKNKDLAMLFSDKPCAYAGVFTKNIVKAAPVRWNMELLEQKKAIQGIIINSGNANACTGEKGYQDTKLMAKAYAEHMGKNQENILVASTGVIGQVLPMDKILDGIKSITADYGTERDYASAAAQGIMTTDTFVKEKSLQIKLGEKTVTISGMAKGSGMIHPNMGTMLSFITTDAAIDQETLQVLLKETIDDTYNMISVDGDTSTNDMVLVLANGMAKNTAILQGTKEYTVFQEAFYQLNQELAKLIVKDGEGATKFIEVTVKNMHDKHEARKMAHAVITSNLVKTAFFGEDANWGRILCALGYSGAEFNPNLVDVDYISDAGAIKLLQEGQPIGFDEEYALEILKEKEIRVVVDCHQGDAQVTGWGCDLSYEYVKINGEYRT
- a CDS encoding aspartate aminotransferase family protein, coding for METNKSYIMHTYNQLPNVFTHGEGLYLVDEQENRYLDFVAGIAVNALGYSHQGLRQALHKQVDEFLHCSNLYFNDEQLKAAKKITQATQMDRVFFCNSGTEAVEASLKLARKYAKFKGNPERYEIITMKNSFHGRTLGAISATGQTKYQEGLNPLLPGIKHVEYNNIKALEEAISDKTCGIMMEVIQGEGGIIAAQREYIEAARKLCDKNGCVLIFDEVQTGIGRTGEVCAYMHYDIKPDIIALAKGLGAGVAVGAMLASEEVAKGFKPGDHAATFGGNPLAMSAVNVVLDNVMSPDFLNHVQAMGAYLSQQLNRLKEEFDSVKEVRGMGLMQGIVIDEQPSAIVKKAYEKKLLIVGAGSNVIRFVPPLVVHKEHIDICMQTLREVLL
- the argB gene encoding acetylglutamate kinase, whose translation is MEKLIEKAKILVEALPYIKQFNGKIVVIKYGGSAMVDDKIKETVIEDIVLMKLVGFKPVIVHGGGKEISSTLKSMGIETEFFNGLRVTTQEAVEVVEMVLSGKVNKDVVQLIQNHDINAVGISGKDGKTLKVKKKYVEGQDIGFVGEVSSVDTTLIYSLLDNDFIPVIAPIGTDVDGATYNINADFAASAIAGALDAEKLIFLTDVEGVLRDVDNSNSLISKINIDEVDHYINTNVISGGMIPKVMCCVEGIEKGVKNVHILDGRVEHSLLLEIFTKNGVGTMFGKDL